One Scylla paramamosain isolate STU-SP2022 chromosome 6, ASM3559412v1, whole genome shotgun sequence DNA segment encodes these proteins:
- the LOC135101513 gene encoding titin-like: protein MRWKAVVVILIAAGVCQRADGATTAKPDDGSQSDVTADQSQNNDKMQSEEYSDLVTSGEANMKTLPKGEGGVKSQETVPLGPMKLAEDSRRKGTPGPRMQQKPAPNTRPKTKPANKTKPPVIMTKLELTPKTNPKSVLKTQLKSQSKTQTESLPKSEFKAQPKSESETPPKTSPKTNPEDKLTEKTTTKSNPDPETHQEPKTKLKPEQPKRKSEDQSKPQQEESATEAATDDSDSQKAEKTTNESNPDPEMHQEPKPKLKPEQPKRKSEDQPKPQQEESATEAATDDSDSQKAEKTANESNPDSEVHQEPRPKLKPEHPKRKSEDQSKPQQEESATEVATDDSDKQKAVSPIPQLDSKAQSKLESKTQSKTSQETNSEDKLPKKTTTESKTKPKTHETKPKLKFKQPKTKSKDQPKLQQEGSTTEIATDDSDRQGVVSSIAQLDSKAQSKHESKTQSKTIQETNHEDKIPKKTITESKTKPETHETKPKLKFRQPKTKSKNQPKAQQKESATEAASTNDSDIQNAVPPIGLLPIFPETSSSPSFSQNMTRPKTTNEEEDYKFDAESEEMPPSPGMTSHSKVGLISITIITLAVVVTIMGVWYKRISFDHQRYKDHTLLMDDEEELGVFNRFSYNSARFNTYESWNQVPY, encoded by the exons CAAAGCCTGATGATGGCTCTCAGTCAGATGTCACAGCAGACCAGTCACAAAATAATGACAAGATGCAATCAGAGGAGTATTCAGACTTAGTGACTTCTGGGGAAGCAAATATGAAGACCCTTCCTAAAGGTGAGGGTGGAGTGAAAAGCCAAGAGACAGTACCATTGGGACCTATGAAGTTGGCAGAAGACAGTAGAAGGAAGGGTACACCAGGACCCAGGATGCAGCAAAAACCAGCACCCAACACAAGGCCTAAAACTAAGccagcaaacaaaacaaagcctCCAGTTATCATGACAAAGCTTGAATTGACACCAAAAACAAACCCAAAATCAGTATTGAAAACACAGCTTAAATCACAGTCCAAGACACAGACTGAATCACTGCCAAAATCAGAGTTCAAAGCACAGCCTAAATCTGAATCAGAAACACCCCCAAAGACAAGCCCCAAAACAAATCCTGAGGACAAGCTCACAGAAAAAACTACCACCAAATCTAATCCAGACCCTGAAACACATCAAGAAccaaagacaaaattaaaaccTGAACAGCCCAAAAGAAAGTCTGAAGATCAATCTAAACCACAGCAAGAAGAGTCAGCTACTGAAGCAGCCACTGATGACTCTGACAGCCAGAAGGCAGAAAAAACTACTAATGAATCTAATCCAGACCCTGAAATGCATCAAGAACCAAAGCCAAAATTAAAACCTGAACAGCCCAAAAGAAAGTCTGAAGACCAACCAAAACCACAGCAAGAAGAGTCTGCTACTGAAGCAGCCACTGATGACTCTGACAGCCAGAAGGCAGAAAAAACTGCCAATGAATCTAATCCAGACTCTGAAGTGCATCAAGAACCAAGGCCAAAATTAAAACCTGAACACCCCAAAAGAAAGTCTGAAGATCAATCTAAACCACAACAAGAAGAGTCAGCTACTGAAGTAGCCACTGATGATTCTGACAAACAAAAGGCAGTCTCTCCTATTCCTCAGTTAGATTCCAAAGCACAATCCAAACTTGAATCCAAGACACAGTCAAAGACAAGTCAGGAAACAAATTCTGAAGACAAGCTCCCAAAGAAAACTACCACAGAATCAAAGACAAAacctaaaacacatgaaacaaagccAAAGTTAAAATTCAAGCAGCCTAAAACAAAGTCTAAAGATCAGCCTAAACTACAGCAAGAAGGGTCAACTACTGAAATAGCCACTGATGACTCTGACAGACAGGGGGTAGTCTCTTCTATTGCTCAGTTAGATTCAAAAGCACAATCCAAACATGAATCTAAGACACAGTCAAAAACAATTCAAGAAACAAATCATGAAGACAAGATCCCAAAGAAAACTATCACAGAATCAAAGACAAAACctgaaacacatgaaacaaagccAAAGTTAAAATTCAGGCAGCCTAAAACAAAGTCTAAAAATCAGCCTAAAGCACAGCAGAAAGAGTCAGCTACTGAAGCAGCATCCACTAATGATTCTGACATACAGAATGCAGTTCCCCCGATTGgtctccttcctatttttcccGAAACTTCTTCATCTCCAAGCTTTTCACAAAATATGACAAGACCCAAGAcaacaaatgaagaagaggattacAAATTTGATGCAGAAAG TGAAGAAATGCCACCATCTCCGGGAATGACATCTCATAGCAAAGTGGGCCTCAtctctatcaccatcatcacccttGCTGTGGTTGTTACCATCATGGGGGTGTGGTACAAAAGGATCAG CTTTGACCACCAACGCTATAAAGACCACACCTTACTGatggatgatgaggaggaactTGGAGTCTTCAACCGGTTTTCATACAACTCTGCAAGATTTAACACATATGAATCTTGGAATCAGGTACCGTATTAG